The following coding sequences lie in one Cronobacter universalis NCTC 9529 genomic window:
- the degP gene encoding serine endoprotease DegP, with translation MKKTTLAMSALALSLGLALSPASFAAETASAVTSQAMPSLAPMLEKVMPSVVSINVEGSTTVNTPRMPRNFQQFFGDDSPFCQDGSPFQSSPFCQGGPGGADGGGQQQKFMALGSGVIIDAAKGYVVTNNHVVDNATTIKVQLSDGRKLDAKIVGKDPRSDIALIQIQDPKNLTAIKLADSDSLRVGDYAVAIGNPFGLGETVTSGIVSALGRSGLNAENYENFIQTDAAINRGNSGGALVNLNGELIGINTAILAPDGGNIGIGFAIPSNMVKSLTSQMVEYGQVKRGELGIMGTELNSELAKAMKVDAQRGAFVSQVLANSSAAKAGVKAGDVIVSLNGKPISSFAALRAQVGTMPVGTKLTLGLLRDGKPVNVDLVLQQSSQTQVDSSSIFSGIEGAEMSNRAGKEKGVMVNSVKAGSPAARIGLKKGDVIVGANQQPVSNIAELRKILDSKPSVLALNIQRGDSSIYLLMQ, from the coding sequence ATGAAAAAAACCACGTTAGCAATGAGTGCGCTGGCCCTGAGCCTGGGGCTGGCGTTAAGCCCGGCTTCCTTCGCCGCTGAAACCGCGTCCGCCGTGACGTCGCAGGCGATGCCGAGCCTGGCGCCGATGCTGGAAAAAGTCATGCCTTCTGTCGTCAGCATTAACGTTGAAGGCAGCACCACGGTCAATACGCCGCGTATGCCGCGCAACTTCCAGCAGTTCTTCGGTGATGATTCGCCGTTCTGCCAGGATGGCTCCCCGTTCCAGAGTTCGCCTTTCTGTCAGGGCGGCCCTGGCGGCGCTGATGGCGGTGGTCAGCAGCAGAAATTTATGGCGCTCGGCTCCGGCGTGATTATCGATGCCGCCAAAGGGTATGTGGTCACCAACAACCATGTGGTGGATAACGCCACCACCATTAAAGTGCAGCTGAGCGACGGCCGTAAGCTGGACGCGAAAATCGTGGGTAAAGATCCGCGCTCCGACATCGCGCTTATCCAGATTCAGGATCCGAAAAACCTGACGGCGATTAAACTTGCCGACTCCGACAGCCTGCGCGTCGGCGATTACGCCGTGGCCATCGGCAACCCGTTCGGCCTTGGCGAAACGGTGACCTCCGGTATCGTCTCCGCGCTGGGCCGCAGCGGCCTGAACGCGGAAAACTACGAGAACTTTATCCAGACCGACGCGGCGATTAACCGCGGGAACTCCGGCGGCGCGCTGGTGAACCTGAACGGCGAGCTTATCGGTATTAACACCGCGATTCTGGCGCCGGACGGCGGCAACATTGGTATCGGCTTCGCTATTCCGAGCAACATGGTGAAAAGCCTGACGTCGCAGATGGTCGAATATGGCCAGGTGAAACGCGGCGAGCTGGGCATTATGGGTACCGAGCTGAACTCTGAACTCGCCAAAGCGATGAAAGTGGACGCCCAGCGCGGCGCGTTCGTAAGCCAGGTGCTGGCGAACTCTTCCGCCGCCAAAGCGGGTGTGAAGGCGGGCGACGTGATTGTGTCGCTGAACGGCAAACCGATTAGCAGCTTCGCGGCGCTGCGCGCGCAGGTCGGCACCATGCCGGTCGGCACGAAACTGACGCTTGGCCTGCTGCGCGACGGCAAACCAGTGAATGTCGATCTGGTGCTGCAGCAGAGCAGCCAGACGCAGGTAGACTCCTCTTCCATCTTCAGCGGTATCGAAGGGGCGGAGATGAGCAACCGCGCCGGTAAAGAGAAAGGCGTGATGGTGAACAGCGTCAAAGCGGGCTCGCCTGCGGCGCGTATCGGCCTGAAGAAAGGGGATGTTATCGTCGGCGCGAACCAGCAGCCGGTGAGCAATATCGCCGAACTGCGCAAAATCCTCGACAGCAAGCCGTCGGTGCTGGCGCTGAATATTCAGCGTGGCGACAGCTCTATCTATCTGCTGATGCAGTAA
- a CDS encoding DUF3461 family protein, with product MYDNLKSLGITNPDEIDRYSLRQEANNDILKIYFHKDKGEFFAKSVKFKYPRQRKTVVADGVGQGYKEVQEISPNLRYVIDELDQLCQRDRTEVDLKRKILDDLRHLESVVANKISEIESDLEKLTRNK from the coding sequence ATGTACGACAACCTTAAGAGTCTTGGCATAACCAATCCTGATGAAATCGACCGTTACAGTCTGCGCCAGGAAGCGAACAACGATATCCTGAAGATCTACTTCCATAAGGATAAGGGCGAGTTCTTCGCCAAGAGCGTGAAGTTTAAATACCCACGCCAGCGCAAAACCGTGGTCGCCGACGGCGTCGGTCAGGGTTACAAAGAAGTGCAGGAGATCAGCCCTAACCTGCGCTACGTGATAGACGAGCTGGATCAACTCTGCCAGCGCGACCGCACCGAAGTGGATCTGAAACGCAAAATCCTCGACGATCTGCGCCATCTGGAAAGCGTCGTGGCGAACAAGATCTCCGAGATCGAATCCGACCTCGAAAAGCTCACCCGCAATAAATAA